One genomic region from Aggregicoccus sp. 17bor-14 encodes:
- a CDS encoding response regulator transcription factor, with product MSAPSVLLVDDDAPLRERLARALRDRGYEVRSAGSTDEALSLAHEESPELAVIDLRMPGRSGLELLKELRAQDPGTQVLVLTGYGSIGTAVEATKLGAVGYLQKPVDADELLAAFAGQTAPASIETPSLEQVEWEHIQRVLADCDGSISEAARRLGLHRRSLQRKLSKYAPK from the coding sequence ATGAGCGCGCCGAGCGTGCTGCTGGTAGACGACGATGCACCCCTGCGCGAGCGGCTCGCGCGGGCGCTGCGCGACCGGGGCTACGAGGTACGCAGCGCAGGAAGCACGGACGAGGCGCTCTCGCTCGCACACGAGGAGTCGCCGGAGCTCGCGGTGATCGACCTGCGCATGCCGGGGCGCAGCGGGCTGGAGCTGCTCAAGGAGCTGCGCGCGCAGGACCCGGGCACGCAGGTGCTGGTGCTCACGGGCTACGGGAGCATCGGCACGGCAGTCGAGGCGACGAAGCTCGGTGCGGTGGGCTACCTGCAGAAGCCGGTGGACGCGGACGAGCTGCTCGCGGCCTTCGCAGGGCAGACCGCGCCCGCGAGCATCGAGACGCCGTCGCTGGAGCAGGTGGAGTGGGAGCACATCCAGCGCGTGCTCGCCGATTGCGACGGAAGCATCAGCGAGGCGGCGCGCCGGCTCGGGCTGCACCGCCGCAGCCTGCAGCGCAAGCTGAGCAAGTACGCGCCGAAGTAG
- a CDS encoding sensor histidine kinase — MTPPPSPAAALPGRMHINLRWFLRLRSWALVGQALLVLAMHAGLGVALPLTALVALLALEAASTVLLRVWLPRRVHLTARTLAGVMLWDCAVLTLLLFLMGGSFNPFTTLYLVNIALAAVLLPARLAWGVLAATLLAFASLFVLQERPAPFGLQLPGHAEMMRLHLHGMWVAFAVAGAFIVHFVQRVTSALAAREAELARAVSLSARKDKVASLATLAAGAAHELASPLGTIAVASRELERALEGGPAREDVQLIRQQVARCRDILQQMAADAGQLSGEPFVQQPVAAWVEAALAELPEAARVERPVGPALQATVRGPPRALARVLRGLVKNALQASPAEARVRVSAERVDGALRVAVQDSGRGMSPETLARAGEPFFTTKAPGEGMGLGLFLTRALLEQLGGSLELSSRPGEGTTAALVLPASEQEAEVAS; from the coding sequence ATGACCCCTCCGCCCTCCCCTGCCGCCGCGCTCCCCGGGCGCATGCACATCAACCTGCGCTGGTTCCTGCGCCTGCGCAGCTGGGCGCTGGTGGGTCAGGCGCTGCTGGTGCTCGCGATGCACGCGGGCCTCGGCGTGGCGCTGCCCCTGACCGCGCTGGTGGCGCTGCTCGCGCTGGAGGCGGCGAGCACGGTGCTCTTGCGCGTGTGGCTGCCGCGAAGGGTTCACCTCACCGCGCGCACGCTCGCGGGCGTGATGCTGTGGGACTGCGCCGTGCTCACGCTGCTGCTCTTCCTCATGGGCGGCTCGTTCAACCCCTTCACCACGCTGTACCTGGTGAACATCGCGCTCGCCGCGGTGCTGCTGCCCGCGCGCCTCGCCTGGGGGGTGCTCGCCGCGACGCTGCTCGCCTTCGCCTCGCTCTTCGTGCTGCAGGAGCGCCCGGCGCCCTTCGGCCTCCAGCTGCCCGGGCATGCGGAGATGATGCGCCTGCACCTGCACGGCATGTGGGTGGCGTTCGCGGTGGCCGGCGCCTTCATCGTGCACTTCGTGCAGCGGGTCACCAGCGCGCTCGCCGCGCGCGAGGCGGAGCTGGCGCGCGCGGTGAGCTTGTCCGCGCGCAAGGACAAGGTGGCCTCGCTCGCCACGCTCGCCGCGGGCGCCGCGCACGAGCTCGCGAGCCCCCTGGGCACGATTGCCGTCGCGAGCCGCGAACTGGAGCGCGCGCTGGAGGGTGGCCCCGCGCGAGAGGACGTGCAGCTCATCCGCCAGCAGGTGGCGCGCTGCCGCGACATCCTGCAGCAGATGGCCGCGGACGCAGGGCAGCTGAGCGGCGAGCCCTTCGTGCAGCAGCCGGTGGCCGCGTGGGTGGAGGCGGCGCTCGCGGAGCTGCCGGAGGCCGCGCGCGTGGAGCGGCCCGTGGGGCCCGCGCTGCAGGCGACGGTGCGCGGCCCGCCGCGGGCGCTCGCGCGGGTGCTGCGCGGGCTGGTGAAGAACGCGCTGCAGGCCTCGCCCGCGGAGGCGAGGGTGCGCGTGAGCGCCGAGCGGGTGGACGGCGCGCTGCGGGTGGCGGTGCAGGACTCGGGGCGCGGGATGAGCCCGGAGACGCTCGCGCGCGCGGGCGAGCCCTTCTTCACCACGAAGGCCCCCGGCGAGGGCATGGGACTCGGGCTCTTCCTCACCCGCGCGCTGCTCGAGCAGCTCGGAGGCTCGCTGGAGCTCAGCTCGCGGCCGGGCGAGGGGACCACGGCGGCGCTGGTGCTGCCCGCGTCCGAGCAGGAAGCAGAGGTCGCGTCATGA
- a CDS encoding DUF481 domain-containing protein, whose product MAPRSLPPLALLALVLAAPAARAQIVNVQSLFTEEAPLGPSASGEVSVEWRTGANDLFSARGSLVGQYRTEREALLGVVRGEYGKSNGERILARTLEHLRGRQQLSERWAAEAFAQHEYDAFRRLQLRMLLGAGPRVRLLTAERLQLTGGLAVMFERERLANDAQVDAGERSTALRLSSYGLGKWVLGENVSLVETFYVQPRVDLPADLRLLNETSFVVKANKHLSLAVSFTATYDSRPPATIPRADTQLRTTLGFTL is encoded by the coding sequence GTGGCTCCCCGCTCCCTCCCGCCTCTCGCCCTGCTCGCCCTCGTGCTCGCGGCCCCGGCTGCTCGCGCGCAGATCGTCAACGTCCAGTCGCTCTTCACCGAGGAGGCGCCCCTGGGCCCCTCCGCCAGCGGCGAGGTCTCGGTGGAGTGGCGCACGGGCGCCAACGACCTGTTCTCCGCGCGCGGCTCCCTGGTGGGTCAGTACCGCACCGAGCGCGAGGCGCTGCTGGGGGTGGTGCGCGGCGAGTACGGCAAGAGCAACGGCGAGCGCATCCTCGCGCGCACGCTGGAGCACCTGCGCGGCCGCCAGCAGCTCTCCGAGCGCTGGGCGGCGGAGGCCTTCGCCCAGCACGAGTACGACGCCTTCCGCCGCCTGCAGCTGCGCATGCTGCTGGGCGCCGGGCCCCGGGTGCGCCTGCTCACGGCCGAGCGGCTGCAGCTGACGGGCGGGCTCGCGGTGATGTTCGAGCGCGAGCGGCTCGCGAATGACGCGCAGGTGGACGCGGGCGAGCGCAGCACGGCCCTGCGCCTGTCCAGCTACGGGCTGGGCAAGTGGGTGCTGGGCGAGAACGTGAGCCTGGTGGAGACCTTCTACGTGCAGCCGCGCGTGGACCTGCCCGCTGACCTGCGCCTGCTCAACGAGACCTCCTTCGTGGTGAAGGCGAACAAGCACCTGAGCCTCGCCGTGAGCTTCACCGCCACCTACGACAGCCGCCCGCCCGCCACCATCCCCCGCGCGGACACCCAGCTGCGCACCACGCTGGGCTTCACGCTCTAG
- a CDS encoding phosphatidylserine/phosphatidylglycerophosphate/cardiolipin synthase family protein: MNRFSAFLLGGALLLACRSEEGSVQYLADAEVPSSGPGFWLALEEATSAVGEPGHRVDLIENGRVFDVMVEEIKKAQSSVNIVAYIWRPSHPSDRLIEALAERTRAGVTCRVIADKIGSTKFEEEVKPRLEQIGCGVKVFNKPGDGERDFSSRNHRKLLIVDGKVGVTGGFGVWKSWEGNGLSEEEWRDEHARVTGGPAVRAMQLAFTENWLEAGGKLLPPAAYPEPEPDPSGTAKATFVASSSEAGVTYGERMSQVLFSAAHKRLWISNSYFVPSDALVMKLERKAQEGVDVRVLAPGPIHDIKPIRDAQRGTYKKLLAAGVRIYEYQPSMMHAKTILVDDAVIAVGSNNLDPYSMEKLEEGSLVVEDPAVAARLAQVFQQDLTHAKEIHPGDPESHSPWYSFLRKAIWWVVD; this comes from the coding sequence ATGAACCGATTCTCTGCGTTCCTCCTCGGCGGCGCGCTCCTGCTCGCCTGTCGGTCGGAGGAGGGGAGCGTGCAGTACCTGGCAGATGCGGAAGTGCCGTCCTCCGGGCCGGGCTTCTGGCTCGCGCTGGAGGAGGCCACGTCCGCAGTGGGGGAGCCCGGGCACCGGGTGGACCTCATCGAGAACGGACGCGTCTTCGACGTGATGGTGGAGGAGATCAAGAAGGCGCAGTCCTCCGTCAACATCGTCGCCTACATCTGGCGCCCCTCGCACCCCTCCGACCGCCTCATCGAGGCGCTCGCGGAGCGCACCCGCGCGGGCGTCACCTGCCGCGTCATCGCGGACAAGATCGGCAGCACGAAGTTCGAGGAGGAGGTGAAGCCCCGGCTCGAGCAGATCGGCTGCGGGGTGAAGGTGTTCAACAAGCCGGGCGACGGCGAGCGCGACTTCTCCAGCCGCAACCACCGCAAGCTGCTCATCGTGGACGGCAAGGTGGGCGTCACCGGTGGCTTCGGCGTCTGGAAGAGCTGGGAGGGCAACGGCCTCAGCGAGGAGGAGTGGCGCGACGAGCACGCGCGCGTCACCGGCGGCCCGGCGGTGCGCGCGATGCAGCTCGCCTTCACCGAGAACTGGCTCGAGGCCGGCGGAAAGCTGCTGCCCCCCGCGGCCTACCCCGAGCCCGAGCCGGACCCGAGCGGCACCGCGAAGGCCACCTTCGTCGCGTCCTCTTCCGAGGCCGGCGTGACCTACGGCGAGCGCATGAGCCAGGTGCTCTTCAGCGCGGCGCACAAGCGGCTGTGGATCTCCAACTCCTACTTCGTGCCCTCCGACGCGCTGGTGATGAAGCTGGAGCGCAAGGCGCAGGAGGGCGTGGACGTGCGCGTGCTCGCGCCGGGCCCCATCCACGACATCAAGCCCATCCGAGACGCGCAGCGCGGCACCTACAAGAAGCTGCTCGCCGCCGGCGTGCGCATCTACGAGTACCAGCCCTCGATGATGCACGCGAAGACCATCCTCGTGGACGACGCGGTCATCGCCGTGGGCAGCAACAACCTGGACCCCTACTCGATGGAGAAACTCGAGGAGGGCTCGCTCGTGGTCGAGGATCCGGCCGTGGCGGCGCGCCTCGCGCAGGTGTTCCAGCAGGACCTCACCCACGCGAAGGAGATCCACCCCGGCGACCCCGAGTCGCACAGCCCCTGGTACAGCTTCCTGCGCAAGGCCATCTGGTGGGTGGTGGATTAG
- a CDS encoding thiol-disulfide oxidoreductase DCC family protein — translation MSPDSDTPVLLYDGLCGFCDRAVQFVLARDRHARLRFAPLQGEFARGVLERHPQLRQVDSLILVEPGAAAGEERVHVRSSGALRVAHYLGGAWRAAALLRVVPRPLRDLAYDAFARLRYRVFGRHDTCPIPAPEHRARFLA, via the coding sequence ATGTCCCCCGACTCCGACACCCCGGTGCTGCTCTACGACGGCCTGTGCGGCTTCTGCGACCGCGCGGTGCAGTTCGTGCTCGCGCGCGACCGCCACGCCCGCCTGCGCTTCGCGCCGCTGCAGGGGGAGTTCGCGCGCGGGGTGCTCGAGCGCCACCCGCAGCTTCGCCAGGTGGACTCGCTCATCTTGGTAGAGCCGGGGGCCGCTGCCGGCGAGGAGCGCGTGCACGTGCGCAGCAGTGGGGCGCTGCGGGTGGCGCATTACCTCGGAGGTGCGTGGCGCGCGGCCGCCTTGCTGCGAGTGGTGCCGCGCCCACTGCGAGACCTCGCGTACGACGCCTTCGCGCGCTTGCGCTACCGCGTCTTCGGCCGGCACGACACCTGCCCCATCCCGGCTCCCGAGCACCGCGCGCGCTTCCTGGCCTGA
- a CDS encoding DUF2252 domain-containing protein: protein MERDATPELGKTEVPLVAAAPTPLPEPAASRRRRPARLPEGDFRSVDERMAEGRALRKKCPRKSHAECGLARGRDPLKQLAASDRGRLPWLVPVRHERMAESAFAFLRGTPFVMAADLSRTPVSGLRSQICGDAHLANFGLFATAERHLVFDLNDFDETLPGPFEWDVKRLAASCVVAARQSGLGGKLGQKAARRAVRAYRKQMRQLAGLGLLEVWGLRTDAHALYAESERSRAVAAEAVEKARKRTSAHAVEKLTVERDGERHLAYQPPLLFPLSAVKMDISEAELQRRMRRLTHGYFASLDPAVRDLCMRYRRREWGFKVVGVGSVGMQAYVVLCEGNGAEDPLVLQVKEAQASVLEPYLGASPARSAGERVVVGQKRMQAGSDLFLGWTHVRGMGSFYVRQLRDMKGGLDVEELEADVFLDYADACGATLARAHARTGDAAAIAGYLGSGEHFDHAVADYACSYADQVEQDAERFVEARRKETQALTH from the coding sequence ATGGAGCGAGACGCGACACCGGAGCTGGGCAAGACCGAAGTCCCCCTCGTGGCCGCGGCGCCCACGCCCCTTCCCGAGCCTGCCGCGTCGCGCCGCCGCCGCCCCGCGCGCCTGCCGGAGGGCGACTTCCGCAGCGTGGACGAGCGCATGGCGGAGGGGCGCGCGCTGCGCAAGAAGTGCCCGCGCAAGAGCCACGCGGAGTGCGGGCTCGCGCGCGGGAGAGACCCGCTGAAGCAGCTCGCCGCGTCGGACCGCGGGCGCCTCCCCTGGCTCGTGCCGGTGCGCCACGAGCGCATGGCGGAGTCCGCCTTCGCCTTCCTGCGCGGCACGCCCTTCGTGATGGCGGCGGACCTCTCGCGCACGCCGGTGTCGGGGCTGCGCAGCCAGATCTGCGGCGACGCGCACCTCGCCAACTTCGGCCTCTTCGCCACCGCCGAGCGCCACCTCGTCTTCGACCTCAACGACTTCGACGAGACGCTGCCCGGCCCCTTCGAGTGGGACGTGAAGCGGCTCGCGGCGAGCTGCGTCGTCGCGGCGCGCCAGAGCGGTCTCGGGGGCAAGCTGGGGCAGAAGGCGGCGCGGCGCGCGGTGCGGGCGTACCGCAAGCAGATGCGCCAGCTCGCGGGCCTGGGGCTGCTCGAGGTCTGGGGCCTGCGTACGGATGCGCATGCGCTGTACGCGGAGTCCGAGCGCTCGCGGGCGGTCGCGGCCGAGGCAGTGGAGAAGGCGCGCAAGCGCACCAGCGCGCACGCGGTGGAGAAGCTCACCGTGGAGCGCGACGGGGAGCGCCACCTCGCCTACCAGCCGCCGCTGCTCTTCCCCCTCTCCGCGGTGAAGATGGACATCAGCGAGGCCGAGCTGCAGCGGCGCATGCGCCGCCTCACCCACGGGTACTTCGCCTCCCTGGACCCGGCGGTGCGAGACCTCTGCATGCGCTACCGGCGGCGGGAGTGGGGCTTCAAGGTGGTGGGCGTGGGCAGCGTGGGGATGCAGGCCTACGTCGTGCTGTGCGAGGGCAACGGCGCGGAGGACCCGCTGGTGCTGCAGGTGAAGGAGGCGCAGGCGAGCGTGCTCGAGCCCTACCTCGGCGCGAGCCCCGCGCGCAGCGCCGGAGAGCGCGTGGTGGTGGGGCAGAAGCGCATGCAGGCCGGCTCGGACCTCTTCCTCGGCTGGACGCACGTGCGCGGCATGGGCTCCTTCTACGTGCGCCAGCTGCGCGACATGAAGGGCGGCCTGGACGTCGAGGAGCTCGAGGCCGACGTCTTCCTCGACTACGCGGACGCCTGCGGCGCCACGCTCGCGCGCGCCCATGCCCGCACGGGGGACGCAGCGGCCATCGCGGGCTACCTCGGCAGCGGCGAGCACTTCGACCACGCGGTGGCGGACTACGCCTGCAGCTACGCGGACCAGGTGGAGCAGGACGCCGAGCGCTTCGTGGAGGCGCGCCGTAAGGAGACCCAGGCCCTCACGCACTGA
- a CDS encoding ATP-binding cassette domain-containing protein gives MFELEGVSKRFGATQALHPLSLRIPTGRTTVLLGPSGCGKSTLLKLMNGLLLPDSGRVLFDGEPLSTQDVRAARRRMGYCLQGGGLFPHLSARDNVLLLPRHLGWDRARGEERLHALCALTRFPEEGLARFPNGLSGGQRQRVSLMRALALDPMVLLLDEPLGALDPLVRAELQQDLRALFAELRKTVVLVTHDLAEAAVLGEHVVLLREGRLVQEGTLGELARAPADPFVTRFLEAQARPRPEELP, from the coding sequence ATGTTCGAGCTGGAGGGGGTGTCCAAGCGCTTCGGAGCCACGCAGGCCCTGCACCCGCTCTCACTGCGCATCCCCACGGGCCGCACCACCGTGCTGCTCGGCCCCAGCGGCTGCGGCAAGAGCACACTGCTCAAGCTGATGAACGGGCTGCTGCTGCCGGACTCGGGCCGCGTCCTCTTCGACGGCGAGCCGCTCTCCACACAGGACGTGCGCGCCGCGCGAAGGCGCATGGGCTACTGCCTGCAGGGTGGCGGGCTCTTTCCCCACCTGAGCGCCCGGGACAACGTGTTGCTCCTGCCGCGCCACCTCGGCTGGGACCGCGCGCGCGGCGAGGAGCGGCTGCACGCGCTGTGCGCCCTCACGCGCTTCCCCGAGGAGGGCCTCGCGCGCTTTCCCAATGGCCTGAGCGGCGGGCAGCGCCAGCGCGTGAGCCTCATGCGCGCGCTCGCGCTGGACCCCATGGTCCTGCTGCTCGACGAGCCGCTGGGCGCGCTCGACCCGCTGGTGCGCGCCGAGCTGCAGCAGGACCTGCGCGCGCTCTTCGCCGAGCTGCGCAAGACGGTGGTGCTCGTCACGCACGACCTCGCGGAGGCCGCCGTGCTCGGCGAGCACGTGGTGCTGCTGCGCGAGGGGCGGCTCGTGCAGGAGGGCACCCTGGGCGAGCTCGCGCGCGCGCCCGCGGACCCCTTCGTCACCCGCTTCCTCGAGGCGCAGGCGCGCCCCCGCCCGGAGGAACTGCCGTGA
- a CDS encoding glycine betaine ABC transporter substrate-binding protein: MRRAALLLLALLACSHAQAPTFRVGSKKFTESVLLGELAAQVAASAGARVEHRRELGGTRVLWEALLRGELDAYPEYTGTLRQELFAGQQLPDDAALAGALGKVGVRMSRPLGFNNTYALGMRESEAERLGIRRISDLRRHPALALGFSNEFMGRADGWRALAQRYGLSPARVTGLDHDLAYRALVSNAIQVTDLYSTDPEVKSLSLRVLEDDLHHFPAYDAVLLTREAWAHGAPEVAHALARLEGALDAPTMVALNARAQLEHVPEAQVARDFLQQRLGLAPSAAARSTEPRLVARLLQRTREHLTLVGVSLLAALLVSLPLGVLAARRPRLGQAVLAGTGLLQTVPSLALLVLLIPLLGIGARPAIAALFLYSLLPIVRSTAAGLASIPADVRESAEALGLPPRTQLWRVELPLASRSVLAGVKTAAIINVGTATLGALVGAGGYGQPILSGIRLANTALLLEGAVPAALLALSVHALFEGAERLLVPRGLRGD, encoded by the coding sequence GTGAGGCGCGCGGCGCTGCTGCTCCTCGCGCTGCTCGCGTGCTCGCACGCGCAGGCGCCCACCTTCCGCGTGGGGAGCAAGAAGTTCACCGAGTCGGTGCTGCTGGGCGAGCTCGCGGCGCAGGTGGCGGCGAGCGCGGGCGCGCGGGTGGAGCACCGGCGCGAGCTGGGGGGGACGCGCGTCCTCTGGGAGGCGCTCCTGCGCGGCGAGCTCGATGCATACCCCGAGTACACCGGCACGCTGCGCCAGGAGCTCTTCGCGGGGCAGCAGCTCCCGGACGACGCGGCGCTCGCGGGGGCGCTCGGCAAGGTGGGCGTGCGCATGTCGCGCCCGCTCGGCTTCAACAACACCTACGCGCTCGGGATGCGCGAGAGCGAGGCCGAGCGGCTCGGCATCCGGCGCATCAGCGACCTGCGCCGCCACCCGGCGCTCGCGTTGGGCTTCAGCAACGAGTTCATGGGGCGCGCGGACGGCTGGCGCGCGCTCGCGCAGCGCTACGGCCTCTCGCCCGCGCGGGTGACGGGGCTGGACCACGACCTCGCCTACCGGGCGCTGGTGAGCAACGCCATCCAGGTCACGGACCTCTACTCCACCGACCCCGAGGTGAAGTCCCTCTCCCTGCGCGTGCTCGAGGACGACCTGCACCACTTCCCCGCCTACGACGCCGTGCTCCTCACGCGCGAGGCGTGGGCGCACGGTGCACCGGAGGTCGCGCACGCGCTCGCGCGGCTCGAGGGCGCGCTGGATGCGCCCACCATGGTGGCGCTCAATGCGCGCGCGCAGCTCGAGCACGTGCCGGAGGCGCAGGTGGCGCGCGACTTCCTGCAGCAGCGCCTCGGGCTCGCCCCGTCCGCGGCGGCCCGGTCAACGGAGCCGCGGCTCGTTGCCCGGCTGCTGCAGCGCACGCGCGAGCACCTCACGCTGGTGGGGGTGAGCCTCCTCGCCGCGCTGCTCGTCTCGCTGCCCCTGGGCGTGCTCGCGGCAAGGCGCCCGCGGCTGGGGCAGGCGGTGCTCGCGGGGACGGGGCTCCTGCAGACGGTGCCCTCGCTCGCGCTGCTGGTGCTGCTCATCCCGCTGCTGGGCATCGGGGCGCGGCCGGCCATCGCGGCGCTCTTCCTCTACAGCCTGCTGCCCATCGTGCGCAGTACGGCGGCAGGGCTCGCCTCCATCCCCGCGGACGTGCGCGAGTCCGCCGAGGCGCTGGGGCTGCCGCCGCGCACGCAGCTGTGGCGGGTGGAGCTGCCGCTCGCCTCGCGCAGCGTGCTCGCGGGCGTGAAGACGGCGGCCATCATCAACGTGGGCACCGCGACCCTGGGCGCGCTGGTGGGCGCGGGCGGCTACGGGCAGCCCATCCTCAGCGGCATCCGGCTCGCGAACACCGCGCTGCTGCTGGAGGGCGCGGTGCCGGCGGCCCTGCTCGCACTCTCCGTGCACGCCCTCTTCGAGGGCGCGGAGCGGCTGCTGGTCCCGCGAGGCCTGCGCGGGGACTGA
- a CDS encoding fatty acid desaturase, whose amino-acid sequence MLRYSADRRTVAYLVFAVALCALQWNLPHFVWPLYVLGLFMGITVAVISHNHNHLGMWKSRKANLFTSYVIAMFYGVPAVSWVPTHNQAHHKLNFAPGDSSRGPKFFKGNHLLSLLVYPTLTGIAQGPEIRAYMRDLRRRDPKAWRMAASEFGVLFGVMALLFLLDWRKALVFVFIPQQVSLFTIQVFNYVQHIETHTGSQWNHSRNFVSPVLNALLFNNGYHTVHHQKPGVHWSQTPALHAQVAQNIHPELLVRSWWGFMFRMFILRPLVRGAPSTTFPPQEAGAAVEAQPT is encoded by the coding sequence TTGCTCCGCTACTCTGCCGACCGCCGCACGGTCGCCTATCTCGTCTTCGCCGTGGCGCTGTGCGCGCTGCAGTGGAACCTGCCGCACTTCGTGTGGCCGCTGTACGTGCTGGGCCTGTTCATGGGCATCACCGTGGCGGTCATCAGCCACAACCACAACCACCTGGGCATGTGGAAGAGCCGCAAGGCGAACCTCTTCACCAGCTACGTCATCGCCATGTTCTACGGCGTGCCGGCGGTGAGCTGGGTGCCCACGCACAACCAGGCGCACCACAAGCTCAACTTCGCGCCCGGCGACAGCAGCCGCGGCCCCAAGTTCTTCAAGGGCAACCACCTGCTGAGCCTGCTGGTGTACCCCACGCTCACGGGCATCGCGCAGGGGCCGGAGATCCGCGCCTACATGCGCGACCTGCGCCGGCGCGACCCCAAGGCGTGGCGCATGGCCGCGAGCGAGTTCGGGGTGCTCTTCGGGGTGATGGCGCTGCTGTTCTTGCTCGACTGGCGGAAGGCGCTCGTCTTCGTCTTCATCCCGCAGCAGGTCTCGCTCTTCACCATCCAGGTCTTCAACTACGTGCAGCACATCGAGACGCACACCGGGAGCCAGTGGAACCACTCCCGCAACTTCGTCTCGCCGGTGCTCAACGCGCTGCTCTTCAACAACGGCTACCACACGGTGCACCACCAGAAGCCCGGCGTGCACTGGAGCCAGACGCCGGCGCTGCACGCCCAGGTGGCGCAGAACATCCACCCGGAGCTGCTGGTGCGCAGCTGGTGGGGCTTCATGTTCCGGATGTTCATCCTGCGCCCGCTGGTGCGCGGTGCGCCCTCCACCACCTTCCCGCCGCAGGAGGCGGGGGCGGCCGTCGAGGCGCAGCCCACCTAG
- a CDS encoding methyl-accepting chemotaxis protein produces MSPRPRSRFSSPQLRAYAHYLDGRWRTRLRALGVLAVVMCPLLVLADRLEAVLVGRSPPAWGTLALLRLPWALLPLASLGLYRLPARLRALVVLPMSAAYFAGIDRGYFQLGQGLGSSMHLAALSIILLACLSYLPLHAGARLGLLALFGLGHLGVELAWGGGRALSLKVWDTAVLMLAAAAMAYLVDNLFRAHRRSFLLREEMQTALGALEASRGQVTQAVATLAGSVSQLAQGANELSHGSAESRSASEQMAAATEQMARAARALQERSRGGASTAAEAQAYAQTVQSLLAGVEEGAREIDQAVARSEASFRKLQAHAERIGRFVDGVQEMAAQTQMLAVNAGIEASRSGAQGAGFAVIAAEVRQLAQASAASSREVGTVVLELQRQMDGTVASVDAVRERTGRFLAIYAETHETLGHVLVSVADTEGAMRENAQDAVAQAGATEEISRRTAQLLQRMEAQALLAGQVTRTSQQLGTLAAGLRALLPEASGAPA; encoded by the coding sequence ATGAGCCCCCGTCCCCGCAGTCGCTTCTCCTCCCCGCAGCTGCGCGCCTACGCGCACTACCTCGACGGACGCTGGCGCACGCGGCTGCGCGCGCTGGGTGTGCTCGCGGTGGTGATGTGCCCCCTGCTGGTGCTCGCCGACCGGCTCGAGGCCGTGCTGGTGGGCCGCAGTCCTCCGGCCTGGGGCACGCTCGCGCTGCTGCGCCTGCCCTGGGCGCTGCTGCCGCTGGCGAGCCTGGGGCTGTACCGGCTGCCCGCGCGCCTGCGCGCGCTCGTGGTGCTGCCCATGAGCGCGGCGTACTTCGCGGGGATCGACCGGGGCTACTTCCAGCTCGGCCAGGGCCTGGGCTCCTCCATGCACCTGGCGGCGCTCTCCATCATCCTGCTCGCCTGCCTCAGCTACCTGCCGCTGCACGCGGGGGCGCGGCTGGGCCTGCTCGCGCTGTTCGGCCTGGGGCACCTGGGGGTGGAGCTCGCGTGGGGCGGCGGGCGCGCGCTCTCGCTCAAGGTGTGGGACACCGCCGTGCTGATGCTGGCCGCGGCGGCCATGGCCTACCTCGTGGACAACCTCTTCCGCGCCCACCGCCGCAGCTTCCTCCTGCGCGAGGAGATGCAGACGGCGCTCGGCGCGCTCGAGGCGAGCCGCGGCCAGGTGACGCAGGCGGTGGCCACGCTCGCCGGCTCCGTGTCGCAGCTCGCTCAGGGCGCGAACGAGCTGTCGCACGGCAGCGCCGAGAGCCGCAGCGCGAGCGAGCAGATGGCGGCCGCGACCGAGCAGATGGCGCGCGCCGCACGCGCGCTGCAGGAGCGCAGCCGCGGCGGCGCGAGCACGGCGGCGGAGGCCCAGGCCTACGCCCAGACGGTGCAGAGCCTGCTCGCCGGCGTGGAGGAGGGGGCGCGCGAGATCGACCAGGCGGTGGCGCGCAGCGAGGCCTCCTTCCGCAAGCTGCAGGCGCACGCGGAGCGCATCGGCCGCTTCGTGGACGGGGTGCAGGAGATGGCGGCGCAGACGCAGATGCTCGCGGTGAACGCGGGCATCGAGGCGAGCCGCTCGGGAGCGCAGGGGGCGGGCTTTGCCGTCATCGCGGCGGAGGTGCGCCAGCTCGCGCAGGCGAGCGCGGCGAGCAGCCGCGAGGTGGGCACGGTGGTGCTCGAGCTGCAGCGGCAGATGGACGGCACCGTGGCGAGCGTGGACGCGGTGCGCGAGCGCACCGGGCGCTTCCTCGCCATCTACGCCGAGACGCACGAGACGCTGGGCCACGTGCTCGTCAGCGTGGCGGACACCGAGGGCGCGATGCGCGAGAACGCGCAGGACGCGGTCGCCCAGGCGGGCGCCACCGAGGAGATCTCCCGCCGCACCGCGCAGCTGCTGCAGCGCATGGAGGCCCAGGCGCTGCTCGCCGGGCAGGTGACCCGGACGAGCCAGCAGCTGGGCACGCTGGCCGCGGGGCTGCGGGCGCTGCTGCCCGAGGCCTCCGGCGCGCCCGCCTGA